A single region of the Moorena sp. SIOASIH genome encodes:
- the rpsU gene encoding 30S ribosomal protein S21: MTQVVVGENEGIESALRRFKRQVSKAGIFADMKRLRHFETPIEKKKRKAIARRRKRRYR, translated from the coding sequence ATGACCCAAGTGGTTGTCGGTGAAAATGAAGGTATTGAGTCAGCCCTGCGTAGATTTAAGCGACAAGTATCTAAAGCAGGAATTTTTGCTGATATGAAGCGTCTACGCCACTTTGAGACTCCCATTGAAAAGAAAAAGCGCAAAGCGATCGCTCGCAGACGCAAGCGTCGTTACCGCTAA